The following is a genomic window from Miltoncostaea oceani.
ACCGGCGGCGTCGTGCAGGCCCCCCCGCTGCTCACGTGGGGCTCCGTCCCCGGCATCGCCCGCTACGAGGTCCAGCTGAGCCAGGGCGGCCAGTTCGGCAGCTCCGCGCGCAAGGCGACCATCTGGGGCACCGGCGTCGTGCCGGGGACCACCCGCGACGGCGACACCCGCCTGCCCGACGGCACCTGGAACTGGCGCGTCCGCGCCATCGACGGGTCCGGTGAGGGCCAGACGTGGAGCCCGGTCGGGCAGTTCACGCTCGCCTCCCCGCGGCCCGCCCAGCGCGAGCCCTCCGACGGGGAGAGCGTCGTCTACTCGCCCCTCATCCGGTGGTCGCCCGTGCCGAGCGCGAGCGGGTACGAGGTCCAGGTCTCCCAGGACCCCGCCTTCACCACCGGAGCGACCGACACCGAGGGGCTGACCACGGCCCAGACGGCCCTCGTGCCTCCGCGGGCGATGATCACGACCCCCGGCGTCCACTACTGGCGGGTGCGCGCCCACTACGGCGACGAGGTCACGGGCCAGTGGTCGCCGACGCGCAGCTTCCGCAGCGTCTTCCCGCCGGACTTCAACCTCAACTCGCTGCCGTCGCGGGTCGACTTCCGCCGCCAGGTGGTGGTCAGCGGCCAGCTGAAGCACAACGGGTCGACGGTCAAGAAGGCGCGCCTCTACCTCGAGCGCCGCCTCTACCCGGCCGACGCCTACCGGGCCGCCGGCCTCGTGCGGACCAACACCTCGGGCCGGTTCCGGTTCGCCCTGCGCATGACGCGCTCGGCCGACTACCGCCTGGTGTGGCGCGAGTCCGCGACCAACCCGGAGGGCACCGCCGCCTTCGGCATCCAGGTCGCCCCGCGCGTCACGTTCCGCCTCGCCTCCAACCGCGTCGTGCGGCGCCAGGGCCTGCTCGTGAAGGGGAGCATCTACCCCAAGCGGCCGGCCGTGGTGCAGATCCGCACCTCCGACGGGTGGCAGACGGTGAAGAAGATCACGCCCACGAAGCAGCGCTTCGCGGTGGCGATCGGCACCGGCCGCCTCGACCCCGGCACGCACCGCCTGCGCCTCTGGGTGCCGCGTGACGCGCAGCGCAAGTACGCGAACGTCGCCAGCCGCCAGCGCGGGGTCCTCATCTACGACAAGTTCGTCATCCGCTGATGCTGCTCGGCGCCCCCACCGCCTACTGGGCGTTCGTCGCCGGCCTGTTCGGGCTCTGCCTCGGCTCCTTCTCGACCGTCGTCGCCTCACGGTGGCCGGCCGAGCAGTCGCTGGTGCACCCGCGGTCGCACTGCACCACGTGCGACCGCACCCTCGGCCCGCTCGAGCTGGTGCCGGTCCTGTCGTGGCTGGCCCTGCGGGGCCACTGTCGCGGCTGCGGTGAGGGCGTCTCGTGGCGCTACCCGGCGATCGAGCTCGCCAGCGGCGGCCTCGCCGCCGCGGCGATCGCGGGCTTCGGCCCGACGTGGGAGGGCCTCGCGGCCGCCCTGCTCGGCGTCGCGCTCGTCCCGGTGGTCGTGATCGACCTCGAGCACCGCCTCATCCCCAGCATCATCGTCTTCCCGGCGTTCGCCCTCGCGATCGCCGCCACCATCGCCGCCGACCCGGCGCGCTGGTGGGTGCCGGTCGCGGCGGCCCTCGGGGCGTTCGCGTTCCTGTACGTCCTCTGGTTCCTCTACCCGGCCGGGATGGGCCGCGGGGACGCCAACCTCGCGCTCCTCCTCGGCGCCGTGCTCGGAGCGTCGGTGCTGCCGGCGCTGTTCATCGCCTTCGCCCTGGGCGCCGCCCTCGGCGTCGCACTGCTCGCGCGCTTCGGCGCGCGCGCCCGGAAGATGGCCGTGCCCTTCGGACCCTTCCTGGCGGCGGGCGCCCTCGTGGCGCTGTGGCTCGGTCCCTCGATGATCGGGTGGTACGCCGGAACCCTCGGCTGACCACCCCTTCCGCCTCCTCCTGCCCCCCAGACACGGACGTCACGAACATGAGCACCGTCGTTGCCCTCGACATCGGCTCCAGCTCCATCGCCGGAGTCGAGCTCAAGACCGCCCGTGAGCGCGTGACGCTCACGAAGGCGGCCGTCGAGCCCCTCCCGCCCGGCCTCGTCCACGACGGCGAGATCGTGCGCCCGGACGAGCTCGCCGGGGAGATCAAGCGCTTCTGGCGGACGGCCCGGTTCTCGGGCAAGCGGGTCCGCCTCGGGGTCGCGAACCAGCGGGTGGTCGTGCGGACCATCGAGCTGCCGGCCCTCGAGGACGCCCGCGAGCGCCGTGCGGCCGTGGAGTTCGAGGCGGCCGAGCAGATCCCGATCCCGCCCGACCAGACGGTGGTCGACAGCCAGCCGGTGCTCCGCTTCAGCAACGAGGCGGGCGACCGCGAGCGGCACGTCGTCGTCGCCGCCCACCGGGACATGGTGGACGGCCTCGTCGCGACGGTCCGCCAGGCGGGCCTCCAGCCCGTCGGCATCGACCTCGAGGCCTTCGCGATCCTGCGGGCGCTGCTCGCGCCGCCGCCGGTCATCGACGAGGGCTCCCAGGACACCGGCGCCGTGGCGGTCTGCCACGTCGGCGCCGAGGTCACGAACATGATCGTCGCGGTCGACCGGCGCTGCCACTTCACGCGCCTCGTCGGGTTCGGCGGCAGCCACCTGACGAAGGCCGTCTCGGAGCGCACCGGCCTGCCCGCCGAGGAGGCGGAGGCCGTCAAGACCGCCTGCGGCCTGCTCGGCGACCCGCTCGACGGGTGGGACGCCGACACCGTCGCCGAGGTCCGCCACGCGCTGGCCCTCGGGGCCCGGCCGCTCGTCCGCGAGATCAGCCGGTCGCTCGACTACTACCGCGGCCAGAGCTTCGCGCGGCCGATCGACCGCCTCGTCATCTCGGGTGGCACGTCCCTCTGCGCCGGCATCGACCGGTACCTGCAGCAGGGCCTCGGCCTGCCCGTCGAGATCGGCGACCCCCGTCGCCAGCTCGACGACAGCGGGGACATGGACGTCGATGTCGCGGCCCGCGCCGCGGTGGCCCTCGGCCTGGCGCTCGACGCGCCGGAGCGGTCATGAAGGCCGTCAACCTCCTCCCCCAGACCCAGCGGCGCACGCCGGGCGTCTCCGGGGCCCGCAAGCCGCTGGCGATCGCCGGCGCCGTGGTGGCCCTCGGCGCGATCGGCTACTGGGGCCACTCCGTCAACGGCCAGGTGGACCAGGCCCGCCAGGACGTCGCCGCGGCGACGGCCGAGCGCGAGTCGCTGCGCGGCCAGCTCGGCGCCTTCCAGCAGGCCCAGGCCCGCGACGCCGCCCAGGCGGTCCGCCGCGGCGCGGTCGTCGGCCTCGTGGCCGGACGCGTCAACTGGGAGCGCCTCGTGCGCGACCTGTCGGCGGTCATGCCGCGCCAGGTGTGGCTGACGAACCTCAAGGGCGAGACCGACCCGGTGACGGACGTCGCCGCGGCGGGCGCCGCCGTGCCGAACGTCGGCGTCTCGACCGTGCCCCGGGGCATCCACCTCGACGGCTACGCCTTCTCCCAGAAGCAGGTCGCCCTGCTGATGACCCGGGCGGCGACGGTGCCGGGCCTCGGTGAGCCCCGGCTCGCCTCGAGCGACGTGCAGCAGGAGGGCGCGCGCTCGGTCATCCACTTCGTCATCGACATCCCCATCGATCAGCGGGCCCAGGACCGCCCGACGCTCACCCCCGTGAGCGCGGTGCCGGCCGGGGCGACCACCGGAGTCACGCCATGAAGCTCAGCAAGCGCGACATGATCCTGCTCGCCGTCATCGGGGCGATCGCCGTGCTCGGTGGCGCGTACTGGTTCGTCGTCAAGCCCGCCAAGGCCGAGCTGTCGGCCCAGAAGGACGAGCTCGTCGTCATCCAGGGGGAGACCGCCGGGCTGCGCGACACCCTCTCGCGGCTCGAGGCCACCGCCACGGGCGAGGGCGCCCGGGTCGCCGAGCGGCTCCGGCTCGCGAAGGCGATCCCGGACAGCGTCGAGACCCCCGGCGTCGTCGTCCAGCTGCAGCGCCTCGCGGACCGCGCGAACGTCGAGCTGACGTCGATCAAGACCAACACGTTCACCGACTACGGCGCGATCCGCGGGACGGAGTTCGAGGTCCGCGTGTCCGGCCGCTTCTTCGACGTGGACGACTTCCTCTACCGCCTCCACCGCCAGGTGTCGGTCGACGAGAGGGACCGGCCGGTCATCGGCGGCCGCCTCTTCGCGACGACGTCCGTGGACCTCACCCTCTCGCAGGCCGACACCACCGGTGGCGGCGCCGACGACGGGGACATGGTCATCGGGACGGTGAAGGTCGTCGCCTTCTCGAGCGTCCCCGGCGGGGTCGCCTCGTCGGCGGCCGTCGCCCCCGGCACCCCCGTCGCGGCCACGACCACGACGGGTGGCGCCACGCCGGCCCCCGGCACCACCACCAACGAGCCGACGACCGCCCCCGCGGGCGGCGCGCAGGCCACGGCCACCCCGAGCTCCGGAGGTACCCAGTGATCCGCCGCAACCTGACCGCGGCCGCCGCGGCGGTCGCCGCCGCCGCGCTGCTGGCCGGCTGCGGCGGCGGTGGGGGCGGGGGGGACGCCCAGGGCGACATCCCGCCGCCCTCCGCGTCGCTGCCCGTCGCGACCGGCGTCGGGGCCGACCAGTCGGCCTCCCAGGCGATCGCCGCGCTCGGCGCCCCCGGCGGCGTCGCCGCGGACGAGGTCGGCGCCACCCTCGCCGGCTACGACAGCTTCGGCGCGCCGCACGACGCATTCGCGCAGCAGGTCGACCCGAACGCATCCGCCGACGCGGGGACCACCGACGCGCCGACGATCCCGGCCGACACGCCGATCAACGGCGACCCGATCATCGCGGTCCCCGACCCGGCCGCCGGCGGCGCCGGCGCCGGCGGGACGAACGGGGAGCCGGGCACGTCCGACCCGGGCGCGGGGGCGCCGATCCAGAACCCCCTGTCGCTCGAGGCCGACTTCGACGTCTCCGGCGAGCCCGTCGTGGCCCGCGAGGGCGACGCCATCCCGCCCGACACCCAGCAGTTCGTGGTCAAGACGGTCTCCGCCACCAGCGTCGTGCTGGAGCTGAGCGGCGGCCTGCTCCCCGACGGCAGCAGCACCGTCACGCTGGACGAGGGCGAGTCGATCACCCTCTACAACGCGACCGCCAAGCGGAGCTACCGCATCAAGCTGGTGGACGTCCGCCGGGTCTGACCCCCACGCGCACCCGCCCGCCGCTCCCGGCGGGTGGGTGCGCGCCGGTCACGCCGGCGGGGTGCGGGTGTCCGCCGGGTCGACGCCGAGCAGGGGGGCGGCGACGAGCATGTCGCCCGCCCGGTCGGCGACCGCGTCGGCGAGCCAGCGGGTCGCCTCCTCACGGGCCGCGTCGACCTCCACGATCGCGATCAGCCGCACGACGCCGTCGACCCCGTCGCGGCGCACGACCCGCGGCGCCGACCGCCACGGGCCGCCCGCCCCGGCGGTCGAGGCGCCCAGTTCGTGCAGGATCTCCTGCACCCCGTCCGGGTCGCGGGTCAGCAGCTCCAGGCGGTGGCGGCGCAGGCCCCCCGGGATCGTGCGGACCGCCGAGATCACGCCGTTCGGGATGATCATCCGCTCCCCCATGGGACCGGCGAGGACCGTCGTCCGCAGCCCCAGCGACTCGACCTCGCCCGTGTAGCCGCTCGGCTCGAGGCGGATCACGTCGCCCACCCCGTACTGGTCCTCGAACAGGATGAAGAACCCCGCGATCACGTCGACCAGCAGTCGCTGGGAGGCGAAGCCGACGACGACGATCACCAGGGCCCCGCCGCTGAACGCCGCCGCCCCGCCGGCGCCCGCGAGGGAGAAGAAGATCGCGACGACCGCCGCCACCAGCACCACGTAGCGGAGGCTCGTCGCGAGGGCGGAGATCGCCGTCTGGCGCTGCCGCGACCGGGGGCCGTCGACCGGTCCCGACCGGGCCATCCACTTCGGCACCGCCCACGAGATCAGCCACAGCAGCAGGCCGGCGACGACGACCACCGCGCCGACGAGGACCAGGCGACCGGCCCACTCGGGCAGGCCGAAGATGGCGAGGGGGGCGAAGGGCACCGGGCGTGATCCTAGTGTCCCGCGGCGGAGGTCCGTCACGACACCTCCACCGCGGGGCGCTTGGGCAATGGGGCCGGAGACGGGTGCGCGGCGCGATGACTAGGCTCGCCGCGTGACGACCGACGCGCAGGTCGGGCGATCGACGCCCCGCGGCCGCCTCCTCGCCCAGCAGCTCGCCCGCCCGGTGCGCCGCTTCATCGCCACCGAGTCCGGGTCCGCGGGGCTCCTGCTGCTCGCCACCGTCACGGCCCTCGTGTGGGCGAACTCCCCGTGGTCCGACGCGTACGACTCCCTGTGGAGCACCGAGCTCACCGTCCGGCTCGGCGACCACGAGCTCAGCGAGGACCTCCGCCACTGGGTCAACGACGGCCTCATGGTCTTCTTCTTCCTCGTCGTCGGCCTCGAGGTGCGGCGCGAGCTCGCGATGGGGGAGCTCACCGACCGCCGCCGCCTCGCGCTCCCCACCATCGCCGCCATCGCCGGGATCCTGGTGCCGGCCGCCATCTACCTCGCGGTCAACCCGAGCGGGGAGGCGGCCCGGGGGTGGGGCGTCGCGATGTCGACCGACACCGCGTTCGTGCTCGGGGCGCTCGCCCTCGTCGGGCCCGCGTGCCCCACCCAGCTGCGCGTCTTCCTGCTCACCCTCGCGATCGCCGACGACGTCGGGGCGCTCGCGATCATCGCGTTCTTCTACTCCGACGACGTCCGCCTCGGGCCCCTCGTCGTCGCCGCCGCCTGCGTCGCCGTGATCGTCGCCCTCGGCCGCCTGCAGGTGTGGCGCGGCCCCGCCTACTTCCTCGTCGGCGCGGTGCTCTGGGTGGCGATGCTCGAATCCGGGGTCCACCCGGCGATCGCGGGGGTGCTGATCGCCGTCTGCATCGCCGTCTACACCCCGCGGGTCGAGGAGGTCGAGCGCGGGGCCCGCCTCGCCCGCGCCTTCCGGCAGTCGCCGCTGCCGTCGGTCGCGCGGTCCGCGAAGCTCTCGATCGAGCGCGCCGTGTCCCCGAACGAGCGCCTCCAGGAGCTGCTCCACCCGTGGACGAGCTACGCCGTCGTCCCGCTCTTCGCGCTCGCGAACGCCGGGGTGCCGCTCGGGGGCGACGTCCTCGCCGACGCCCTCACGTCACCCGTCACGCTCGGCGTCGTCGCGGGCCTCGTCGCCGGCAAGCTCGTCGGCGTCGGGGCCGTCACCCTCCTCGCCGTCCGGGCCGGGGTGGGGGCGCTGCCGCGGGGGATCACCCGGTCCGACCTGATGGCGGGCGCCGCGCTCACCGGCATCGGCTTCACCGTGTCGCTCTTCATCGTCGACCTCGCGTTCACGCCGCCGGAGCTCCGCGACCAGGCGAAGATCGGCGTGCTCGCCGCGTCGACCGTCGCCGCGCTGCTCGGGTGGGGCCTCTTCCGCGTCTCCGCGGCCCGCGAGCGCGCCCGCGGCGTCGTCGCCGGGCCCGCGGTGCTCGACCCTCCCGTCGACGTCGCCCGCGACCACGTGCGCGGCGACCCGGCCGCGCCCATCACCCTCGTCGAGTACGTCGACTTCGAGTGCCCGTACTGCGGCCGCGCGACCGGGGTGGTGCAGGACCTGCTGGAGGCCTTCGGCGGGCGCCTGCGGTACGTGTTCCGCCATCTCCCGCTCACCGACGTCCACCCGAACGCCGAGCTCGCCGCCGAGGCCGTCGAGGCGGCCGCCGCCCAGGGCCTCCTGTGGGAGATGCACGACCGCCTGTTCCAGCACCAGGACGCCCTGCTCCCGGACGACCTCGTCGCGCACGCACGCGCCGTCGGCGTCCCCGACCTGCCGCGCTTCGTGCGGGAGCTCGAGGACGGGGTCCACTCCGCCCGCGTGCGGGACGACGTCGCGAGCGCCGAGGCGAGCGGCGTGTCGGGCACGCCCACCTTCTTCGTCGGCGGCCGGCGCCACTCCGGCGCCTACGACGAGGGCACCCTCGCCCGCCGCCTCATGGAGGAGGCCGACCGGGCCGCCGGGCCGGCGTGACGGGCCGCGGCGCCCACGTGTCCGCCACCGGTGGTGGACGGCCCCGTCGTGGGGGAGAATGCCCGGCGTCGGCGATCGGGGAGGCGACGTGACGACGGAGGGGGGCTCCGCCCCGCCGCGGCTGTTCCGGCCGCGCGGCGGGGAGGAGGAGCAGAAGGCGACGACGCTCGAGCTGTTCTTCGACCTCGTCTTCGTCTTCGCCATCACCCAGATCTCGCACGCCCTCGTCGCCCACCTCACGTGGGCCGGCGCCGCCGAGGCCCTGTTCGTGCTGCTCGTCGTGTGGTGGGCGTGGACCTACACGACGTGGATGGCGAACTTCATGGACCCCGAGCAGGTGCCGGTGCGAGTGGTCCTGCTGCTCGTGATGCTCGCCAGCCTGCTGATGTCGATCGCGATCCCCGAGGCGTTCGGGGACCGGGCGCTCCTGTTCGCGGGCTCCTACGTCGCCCTGCAGGTGGTCCGCAACGCATTCATCGCCCTCTCCGCCCCGGCGGGCTCCCGCACGCGGTTCAACTTCAGCGTGATCCTCGTCTGGTCGCTCGTGAGCGGCGCCCTCTACATCGTCGGCGCGCTGCTCCCCTCCGAGCCGCGCGTGGCCGTGTGGATCGCCGCGCTCCTGATCGACTACGCCGGCCCCGCGGCGCGGTACTGGGTGCCGGGCATGGGCCGCGCCACGACGGAGGACTGGAGGATCGACCCCGGCCACTTCTCGGAGCGCTTCCAGCTCTTCGTGATCATCGCCCTCGGCGAGTCGATCGTCATCACCGGCGCCACCGCCGCCGACCTCGACATCGACCTCGCCCGCGCCACCGCGATCGCCGTCGCGTTCATCGGCTCCGCCGCCCTCTGGTGGCTCTACTTCAACGCCACCGCCCGCATCGCCGGGCGGCGCCTCGCGGCATCCGACGACCCCGGCCGGCTGGCGCGCGACGCCTACACCTACGCCCACATCCCGATCATCGCGGGCATCATCGTCGTCGCCGTCGGCGACGAGCTCGTGATCGCCCACCCCGGCGAGACCCTCCATGGACCCGAGCTGATCGCCCTCGCCGCCGGCCCCGTGCTCTACCTCGCCGGCCACATCCTCTTCCGCTGGCGGATGGCCGGGTCGATCAGCGGCCGCCGCCTCGCCGGCGCCCTCGGGATCGCGGCGCTCGGGTTCGCGGGGCTCGCGATGCCGGCGCTGCTCGTGGCCACCCTGATGACCGCCGTGCTCGTCGCGGTGATCGTCGCCGACCTCCACGAGGCCCGCGGCCGGCGCCTGCGCGGCGAGCCCTCGCCGCTCGAGCGGTTCGAGGCGTCCCTCGGCGACCGGCCCGCCTGAGGGCGGCCGACTTCTCTAGACTCTCCGACCCGTGCCACTGACCTACCGCACAGCCGGGGAGTCCCACGGCCCCGCGCTCTTCGCGATGGTCGAGGGGCTGCCCGCCGGCCTGCCGCTCGTCCCCGAGGACATCGACGACGACCTGGCCCGCCGCCAGCTCGGCTACGGCCGGGG
Proteins encoded in this region:
- a CDS encoding mechanosensitive ion channel family protein; translated protein: MPFAPLAIFGLPEWAGRLVLVGAVVVVAGLLLWLISWAVPKWMARSGPVDGPRSRQRQTAISALATSLRYVVLVAAVVAIFFSLAGAGGAAAFSGGALVIVVVGFASQRLLVDVIAGFFILFEDQYGVGDVIRLEPSGYTGEVESLGLRTTVLAGPMGERMIIPNGVISAVRTIPGGLRRHRLELLTRDPDGVQEILHELGASTAGAGGPWRSAPRVVRRDGVDGVVRLIAIVEVDAAREEATRWLADAVADRAGDMLVAAPLLGVDPADTRTPPA
- the gspM gene encoding type II secretion system protein GspM, with the translated sequence MKLSKRDMILLAVIGAIAVLGGAYWFVVKPAKAELSAQKDELVVIQGETAGLRDTLSRLEATATGEGARVAERLRLAKAIPDSVETPGVVVQLQRLADRANVELTSIKTNTFTDYGAIRGTEFEVRVSGRFFDVDDFLYRLHRQVSVDERDRPVIGGRLFATTSVDLTLSQADTTGGGADDGDMVIGTVKVVAFSSVPGGVASSAAVAPGTPVAATTTTGGATPAPGTTTNEPTTAPAGGAQATATPSSGGTQ
- a CDS encoding prepilin peptidase; this encodes MLLGAPTAYWAFVAGLFGLCLGSFSTVVASRWPAEQSLVHPRSHCTTCDRTLGPLELVPVLSWLALRGHCRGCGEGVSWRYPAIELASGGLAAAAIAGFGPTWEGLAAALLGVALVPVVVIDLEHRLIPSIIVFPAFALAIAATIAADPARWWVPVAAALGAFAFLYVLWFLYPAGMGRGDANLALLLGAVLGASVLPALFIAFALGAALGVALLARFGARARKMAVPFGPFLAAGALVALWLGPSMIGWYAGTLG
- a CDS encoding PilN domain-containing protein; translated protein: MKAVNLLPQTQRRTPGVSGARKPLAIAGAVVALGAIGYWGHSVNGQVDQARQDVAAATAERESLRGQLGAFQQAQARDAAQAVRRGAVVGLVAGRVNWERLVRDLSAVMPRQVWLTNLKGETDPVTDVAAAGAAVPNVGVSTVPRGIHLDGYAFSQKQVALLMTRAATVPGLGEPRLASSDVQQEGARSVIHFVIDIPIDQRAQDRPTLTPVSAVPAGATTGVTP
- the pilM gene encoding type IV pilus assembly protein PilM, with product MSTVVALDIGSSSIAGVELKTARERVTLTKAAVEPLPPGLVHDGEIVRPDELAGEIKRFWRTARFSGKRVRLGVANQRVVVRTIELPALEDARERRAAVEFEAAEQIPIPPDQTVVDSQPVLRFSNEAGDRERHVVVAAHRDMVDGLVATVRQAGLQPVGIDLEAFAILRALLAPPPVIDEGSQDTGAVAVCHVGAEVTNMIVAVDRRCHFTRLVGFGGSHLTKAVSERTGLPAEEAEAVKTACGLLGDPLDGWDADTVAEVRHALALGARPLVREISRSLDYYRGQSFARPIDRLVISGGTSLCAGIDRYLQQGLGLPVEIGDPRRQLDDSGDMDVDVAARAAVALGLALDAPERS
- a CDS encoding low temperature requirement protein A, coding for MTTEGGSAPPRLFRPRGGEEEQKATTLELFFDLVFVFAITQISHALVAHLTWAGAAEALFVLLVVWWAWTYTTWMANFMDPEQVPVRVVLLLVMLASLLMSIAIPEAFGDRALLFAGSYVALQVVRNAFIALSAPAGSRTRFNFSVILVWSLVSGALYIVGALLPSEPRVAVWIAALLIDYAGPAARYWVPGMGRATTEDWRIDPGHFSERFQLFVIIALGESIVITGATAADLDIDLARATAIAVAFIGSAALWWLYFNATARIAGRRLAASDDPGRLARDAYTYAHIPIIAGIIVVAVGDELVIAHPGETLHGPELIALAAGPVLYLAGHILFRWRMAGSISGRRLAGALGIAALGFAGLAMPALLVATLMTAVLVAVIVADLHEARGRRLRGEPSPLERFEASLGDRPA
- the nhaA gene encoding Na+/H+ antiporter NhaA, which encodes MTTDAQVGRSTPRGRLLAQQLARPVRRFIATESGSAGLLLLATVTALVWANSPWSDAYDSLWSTELTVRLGDHELSEDLRHWVNDGLMVFFFLVVGLEVRRELAMGELTDRRRLALPTIAAIAGILVPAAIYLAVNPSGEAARGWGVAMSTDTAFVLGALALVGPACPTQLRVFLLTLAIADDVGALAIIAFFYSDDVRLGPLVVAAACVAVIVALGRLQVWRGPAYFLVGAVLWVAMLESGVHPAIAGVLIAVCIAVYTPRVEEVERGARLARAFRQSPLPSVARSAKLSIERAVSPNERLQELLHPWTSYAVVPLFALANAGVPLGGDVLADALTSPVTLGVVAGLVAGKLVGVGAVTLLAVRAGVGALPRGITRSDLMAGAALTGIGFTVSLFIVDLAFTPPELRDQAKIGVLAASTVAALLGWGLFRVSAARERARGVVAGPAVLDPPVDVARDHVRGDPAAPITLVEYVDFECPYCGRATGVVQDLLEAFGGRLRYVFRHLPLTDVHPNAELAAEAVEAAAAQGLLWEMHDRLFQHQDALLPDDLVAHARAVGVPDLPRFVRELEDGVHSARVRDDVASAEASGVSGTPTFFVGGRRHSGAYDEGTLARRLMEEADRAAGPA